Proteins from a single region of Sesamum indicum cultivar Zhongzhi No. 13 linkage group LG5, S_indicum_v1.0, whole genome shotgun sequence:
- the LOC105161765 gene encoding uncharacterized protein LOC105161765 yields the protein MAAGTSRKISAASARAHTRKPKSKAPSKFVGIFKKLLLICFVGFLAWAYQATRSPPPKRCGSTDGPPITAPRVQLKDGRYLAYKEYGVPKDKAKHKIVFVHGFGCCRHDITSLTASLSPDIVESKGIYIVSFDRPGYGESDPDPTPSFQNIAFDIEELADQLELGSKFYVIGFSMGGQIVWSCLKYIPHRLAGAALLAPVVNYWWPGLPSNLSTEAFKQQLPQDQWALSVAHHVPWLNYWWNTQKLFPGLSLLSGNPRVLSQRDAEFRSKVLSLREGHLAQVTQQGFHAIYRDLAIGFGTWEFDPTDLKNPFPESERPNIHLWQGDDDRLVPVELQRYIVRQFSWIHYHELPSAGHYFPYYDEVPDSIIQALLP from the exons ATGGCGGCTGGAACAAGCAGGAAAATATCAGCAGCCTCTGCGCGGGCTCATACCCGGAAACCGAAGTCGAAGGCTCCTTCAAAGTTTGTAG ggattttcaagaaacttCTGTTGATCTGCTTTGTGGGGTTTCTTGCTTGGGCGTATCAGGCAACACGGTCTCCTCCCCCGAAAAGATGTGGCTCCACAGATGGGCCTCCAATTACAGCACCCAGAGTACAGCTCAAGGATGGGAGATACTTGGCTTACAAAGAATATGGTGTCCCAAAGGATAAAGCAAAGCACAAAATCGTGTTTGTCCATGGGTTCGGTTGTTGCAGGCACGACATTACTTCTCTAACCGCATCTCTGTCCCCG GATATTGTTGAAAGTAAAGGAATCTACATTGTTTCATTTGACAGACCTGGTTATGGAGAGAGTGATCCTGACCCAACCCCATCATTTCAAAACATAGCTTTTGATATTGAGGAGCTCGCTGATCAGTTAGAATTAGGATCCAAATTTTATGTCATCGGCTTTTCCATGGGTGGGCAGATTGTTTGGAGCTGCCTCAAGTACATCCCTCACAG GTTGGCAGGAGCAGCTTTGTTAGCACCAGTGGTGAACTATTGGTGGCCTGGTTTACCTTCAAACTTGTCAACAGAAGCGTTTAAGCAGCAACTTCCACAGGACCAATGGGCCCTTAGTGTTGCTCATCATGTGCCATGGCTTAACTACTGGTGGAACACCCAAAAGCTATTTCCTGGTTTAAGTCTTCTCTCCGGCAACCCCCGAGTTCTTTCTCAACGAGACGCAGAATTTAGATCGAAAGTTCTTTCTTTACGAGAGGGGCATCTG GCACAGGTAACACAACAAGGTTTTCATGCAATTTACCGCGATCTTGCAATTGGCTTTGGGACATGGGAATTCGACCCCACTGATCTGAAAAATCCATTTCCAGAAAGTGAACGTCCCAACATTCATTTATGGCAGGGGGATGACGACCGGCTTGTCCCTGTTGAACTTCAGCG
- the LOC105161766 gene encoding CEN-like protein 2, producing the protein MSEALIVGRVIDDVVDFFTPTVKMCVVYGNKQVCINGYEFYPSAVASTPRVHIQGGDLRTSYTLVMTDPDVPGPSDPYLREHLHWLVTDIPGTTDTTFGKEVVSYEKPRPNIGIHRFVFLLFQQRGRQTVVNLPAASRDYFNTRRFAAENGLGLPVAAVFFNAQRETAARRR; encoded by the exons ATGTCAGAGGCGCTGATAGTGGGGAGAGTGATAGACGATGTTGTCGACTTCTTCACTCCAACTGTGAAAATGTGTGTTGTTTATGGAAATAAGCAAGTTTGCATTAATGGATATGAGTTCTATCCTTCTGCTGTTGCTTCCACTCCCAGGGTTCACATTCAAGGAGGTGATCTCAGAACTTCTTACACCTTG GTGATGACTGACCCTGACGTTCCTGGGCCGAGTGATCCATATCTCAGGGAACATCTCCActg GTTGGTGACAGACATTCCAGGGACAACAGATACCACATTTG GAAAAGAGGTGGTGAGCTACGAGAAACCACGGCCTAACATAGGAATTCACAGGTTTGTGTTCCTTCTCTTCCAGCAGAGAGGCAGACAAACTGTGGTCAACCTCCCTGCAGCTTCCAGGGACTACTTCAACACTCGGCGCTTCGCGGCGGAGAATGGGTTGGGCCTCCCTGTCGCGGCCGTCTTCTTCAATGCACAGCGTGAGACCGCGGCCAGGAGGCGCTAA
- the LOC105161770 gene encoding subtilisin-like protease SBT4.15, whose protein sequence is MLSKNLVLFTLFSLCILDFDRPSYASDDDERQPYIVYMGELPEDRISLMDVHHNLLVQAIGDGTIARNSKIHSYGRSFNGFAARLLPHEARRLSQKEGIVSVFRSRTQNLLTTRSWDFLGMSEKLKRNQQAESNIIVALLDTGVWVESPSFNDVGFGPPPLKWKGKCEEGGNFTGCNNKVIGAQYFNLAHSVQPYETTPVDTDGHGTHTASTAAGVFVERASLYGIAEGTARGGVPSARIASYKVCWPSGCEDVDILAAFDAAIADGVDIISVSIGGASRSFTKDPIAIGSFHASRKGILTVCAAGNEGPYEATVQNAAPWIMTVAASTIDRQFHADVKLGNGEKISGIAVNTFAPEKGFYPLTNGAQSKNFSGDLYGNASACDYGSLRTDKVKGKIVYCQGAGGDTVVQNLGGAGTIMSSNDDLDTAFATIGIGTYISVEDGQRIDKYINSTRSARAVVYKTRTVEAPAPAVASFSSRGPSRLSPNILKPDISAPGVNILAAYSKFTTVTGEEGDKRVVKFNVESGTSMACPHVAGAAAYIKSFHPRWSPAAIKSALMTTSKPMKIKPLEAELASGSGEINPRAAVHPGLVYDIGTKSYVSFLCKQGYESKDVALITGKNYNCSNITQAIGADGLNYPSIHLKVDNTDSVISAVFYRTVTNVGIGRSTYVVDIEPPEGLSVEVTPNILRFFRLHQKKSFKVMLKGKSIQKNMWYLSGSLSWSDSKHHVRSPILVSLPTDY, encoded by the exons ATGTTGTCAAAGAACCTAGTACTGTTTACGTTGTTCAGTCTAtgtattcttgattttgacaGGCCCAGCTATGCGTCTGATGACGACGAGCGACAG CCGTACATTGTTTACATGGGAGAACTGCCGGAGGACAGGATTTCGTTGATGGACGTACACCACAACCTTCTAGTACAGGCCATTGGAGA TGGAACAATAGCTAGGAACTCCAAGATACATAGCTACGGGCGGAGTTTCAATGGTTTCGCGGCAAGGCTATTGCCCCATGAAGCAAGACGACTATCTC AGAAAGAAGGCATTGTCTCAGTGTTTCGTAGCAGAACACAGAACCTTCTGACAACAAGATCATGGGATTTTCTTGGAATGTCGGAGAAATTGAAGAGAAATCAACAGGCTGAGAGCAACATCATAGTAGCTCTCCTTGATACAG GAGTATGGGTAGAATCCCCCAGTTTTAATGATGTGGGGTTCGGACCTCCCCCTCTCAAATGGAAGGGCAAATGTGAAGAAGGTGGAAATTTCACTGGTTGCAACAA CAAGGTCATTGGCGCACAATACTTCAATCTCGCACACAGCGTACAACCCTACGAGACTACTCCGGTGGACACCGATGGGCACGGAACACACACCGCCTCCACGGCCGCCGGCGTGTTTGTAGAAAGGGCAAGTTTATACGGCATTGCAGAAGGAACAGCACGCGGTGGGGTGCCATCAGCACGCATAGCAAGTTACAAAGTGTGTTGGCCAAGTGGCTGCGAGGATGTAGACATTTTAGCTGCATTCGACGCAGCCATTGCTGATGGAGTGGATATCATATCAGTATCCATTGGCGGAGCATCCAGGAGTTTCACTAAGGATCCTATAGCCATCGGATCGTTCCACGCCTCCAGGAAGGGGATCCTCACCGTTTGTGCAGCCGGGAATGAAGGACCATATGAAGCCACGGTCCAGAACGCTGCACCGTGGATCATGACAGTAGCAGCTAGCACCATAGACAGGCAGTTTCATGCTGATGTTAAGTTGGGCAATGGAGAGAAGATTTCT GGGATTGCAGTCAATACATTTGCTCCAGAAAAGGGGTTCTACCCTTTGACAAATGGAGCTCAATCGAAAAATTTCAGTGGAGATTTATATGGGAATGCCAG TGCCTGTGATTACGGCTCGCTGAGAACGGACAAGGTGAAAGGTAAAATCGTGTATTGCCAGGGAGCAGGCGGTGATACTGTCGTTCAAAACCTGGGTGGAGCCGGCACCATCATGTCCAGCAACGATGATTTGGATACCGCGTTCGCCACGATTGGAATTGGAACCTATATCAGTGTTGAGGATGGTCAGAGGATCGATAAGTACATAAATTCCACTAG ATCAGCTCGAGCTGTTGTATACAAAACAAGAACTGTGGAAGCTCCAGCCCCTGCCGTAGCTTCGTTTTCATCTAGAGGACCTTCTAGATTAAGTCCTAACATTCTCAAG CCTGACATTTCTGCGCCTGGGGTTAACATATTGGCTGCTTACTCAAAATTCACCACAGTTACCGGAGAAGAAGGCGACAAACGAGTGGTGAAATTCAACGTAGAATCTGGAACTTCAATGGCATGCCCTCATGTTGCAGGGGCTGCTGCCTATATCAAATCCTTCCATCCGAGATGGTCACCTGCTGCGATCAAGTCTGCTCTAATGACCACTT CAAAACCGATGAAGATAAAGCCGTTGGAGGCTGAATTAGCCTCTGGCTCAGGAGAAATCAACCCGAGAGCAGCAGTGCATCCTGGCCTGGTTTATGACATCGGCACAAAATCCTACGTTAGTTTTCTCTGCAAACAGGGCTACGAAAGCAAAGATGTTGCTCTCATAACAGGCAAAAACTACAATTGCTCAAACATTACACAAGCAATAGGAGCGGATGGACTCAACTATCCTTCAATACATCTCAAAGTCGATAACACTGATTCTGTCATATCAGCTGTGTTTTATCGTACTGTAACAAACGTTGGAATCGGTAGATCAACGTATGTGGTTGATATTGAGCCCCCGGAGGGTCTTTCAGTCGAAGTCACTCCCAACATCTTGAGATTTTTCCGGCTTCACCAGAAGAAGTCGTTTAAAGTGATGTTGAAAGGCAAAAGCATCCAGAAGAATATGTGGTACCTCTCCGGATCACTATCCTGGAGCGACTCCAAGCATCATGTTAGAAGTCCTATTCTTGTCTCCCTTCCAACAGATTATTAG
- the LOC105161816 gene encoding LOW QUALITY PROTEIN: cytochrome P450 94C1 (The sequence of the model RefSeq protein was modified relative to this genomic sequence to represent the inferred CDS: inserted 1 base in 1 codon), with the protein MESASSWLHQSFHDSWIIVLFLPLIIISVLHVLHLLRLRVWCTCDICQSYIESRWAVQFPNLCDWYAHLLRNSPTRTIHIHVLNNTITANPDNVEYMLKTRFDNFPKGKPFSAILGDFLGRGIFNVDGDSWRFQRKMASLELGRVSIGAFAFEVVHQEIDRRLIPLMESVSGGEEVLDLQDVFRRFSFDCICRFSFGLDPKCLELSLPLSEFAVSFDLASKLSAERAMTASPLVWKIKRLLNIGSERKIRRAIKIINVLAHEVIRQRRKFGFSDQKDLLSRFMSSISDDKYLRDIVISFLLAGRDTVASALTTFFWLVSRHPEVEAAILHQXLTSHEQMRELHYLHASVYESMRLYPPIQFDSKFCSEDDVLPDGSFVKRGTRVTYHPYAMGRMEEIWGPDCSEFRPERWLRDGVFWPENPFKYPVFQAGIRVCLGKEMALVELKSVAITLLRRYRLELAHPQPTPRFSPGLTATYGDGLRARIHPRQVIASSYQLAEQEK; encoded by the exons ATGGAGTCTGCATCTTCTTGGCTTCATCAGTCTTTTCATGACTCCTGGATTATCGTCCTGTTTTTGCCTCTAATCATCATCAGCGTCTTGCACGTTCTCCACTTGTTGAGATTGAGGGTTTGGTGTACCTGCGACATCTGCCAATCATACATTGAATCCCGGTGGGCTGTCCAGTTCCCTAATCTTTGTGATTGGTACGCTCACCTTCTTCGAAATTCCCCCACTCGGACCATCCATATCCACGTTCTTAACAACACCATCACAGCCAATCCCGACAACGTTGAGTACATGCTGAAAACCAGGTTCGATAATTTCCCGAAAGGGAAGCCCTTTTCCGCAATCTTGGGTGATTTCTTGGGCCGGGGAATATTCAACGTTGATGGTGATTCCTGGAGATTTCAGCGGAAAATGGCTAGTCTTGAACTGGGTCGGGTCTCAATCGGGGCTTTTGCATTTGAAGTCGTCCATCAAGAAATCGATCGCAGGTTAATACCCCTGATGGAATCGGTTTCCGGGGGGGAAGAAGTTCTGGATTTACAAGATGTTTTTCGACGATTTTCCTTCGACTGTATTTGTAGATTTTCATTCGGGCTGGACCCCAAGTGTTTGGAACTGTCGCTGCCCCTATCTGAATTTGCAGTCTCATTCGATTTAGCGTCGAAGCTTTCGGCTGAGAGAGCCATGACGGCTTCCCCACTCGTTTGGAAGATCAAAAGACTGTTGAACATCGGCAGCGAGAGAAAAATCCGGCGGGCCATCAAGATTATCAACGTGTTAGCTCATGAGGTCATCAGGCAACGGCGAAAGTTCGGGTTTTCCGATCAGAAAGACCTTCTGTCGAGATTCATGAGCAGTATCAGTGACGATAAGTATCTCAGAGACATAGTCATAAGCTTCCTCCTGGCGGGCCGTGACACGGTGGCTTCCGCCCTGACAACTTTTTTCTGGCTGGTGTCGCGCCACCCGGAAGTGGAGGCCGCCATATTACACC GGCTCACCAGCCATGAACAAATGCGGGAGCTCCACTACTTGCATGCATCAGTCTACGAGAGCATGAGACTGTATCCACCGATCCAGTtcgattcaaaattttgctcgGAGGACGATGTTTTGCCCGACGGGAGTTTTGTGAAGAGGGGCACTAGAGTTACTTATCACCCCTACGCAATGGGAAGAATGGAAGAGATTTGGGGACCAGATTGCTCCGAGTTCAGGCCCGAAAGATGGCTGAGAGATGGCGTTTTCTGGCCCGAAAACCCTTTCAAATACCCGGTATTCCAGGCTGGGATTAGGGTCTGTTTGGGGAAAGAGATGGCGCTAGTGGAGCTGAAAAGTGTAGCAATCACACTGTTGAGACGATATCGTCTCGAATTAGCCCATCCCCAGCCCACTCCTCGCTTCTCACCCGGGCTGACCGCAACCTATGGCGACGGCTTACGGGCCCGGATTCATCCTCGACAAGTAATTGCATCATCGTATCAATTGGCAGAACAggaaaaatga
- the LOC105161768 gene encoding uridine nucleosidase 1 codes for MEVPDNSFAKKPEKIIIDTDPGIDDSMAILMAFRSPDVEILGLTTIFGNVITEDATRNALFLCEIAGRPDVPVAEGSSEPLKGGKPRVCDFVHGSDGLGNIFVPPPKSKKSNKSASEFLVDEVSEYPGEVSILALGPLTNLALAVKRDSSFASKVKRVVILGGAFFALGNVTPAAEANIYGDPEAADIVFTSGANIDVVGINITTQVQLTDTHLDELRRSEGKHAQLICEMCKFYRDWHVKSDGVYGIFLHDPVSFALLVRPDLFTFKKGVVRVETQGICVGHTLMDQGLKTWNSSNPWSDHSPVSVAWTVNVEQVLCFVKENLMKP; via the exons ATGGAGGTTCCCGACAACTCTTTTGCCAAGAAACCTGAAAAAATCATCATTGATACCGATCCCGGCATTG ATGATAGCATGGCAATACTAATGGCGTTCCGGTCACCGGACGTAGAGATATTAGGATTGACAACAATTTTTGGTAACGTTATCACAGAGGACGCGACACGCAATGCATTGTTTCTG TGCGAGATTGCTGGACGTCCGGATGTTCCTGTGGCCGAGGGCAGTTCTGAACCACTAAAG GGAGGAAAACCACGTGTTTGCGACTTTGTTCATGGTTCCGATGGACTGGGGAACATCTTTGTCCCCCCTCCCAAATCCAAGAAATCCAATAAATCTGCTTCTGAATTTTTGGTTGATGAGGTTTCTGAGTATCCTGGTGAAGTTTCTATTCTTGCATTGGGTCCGCTAACAAATCTGGCTCTA GCTGTAAAGAGAGACTCATCCTTTGCGAGCAAGGTGAAGAGAGTGGTGATACTAGGTGGAGCTTTTTTTGCACTAGGAAACGTTACTCCGGCAGCTGAAGCAAAT ATATACGGTGACCCAGAAGCTGCAGACATCGTATTCACTTCTGGGGCAAACATTGATGTTGTCGGCATAAATATCACAACGCAAGTACAACTGACAG ACACACACCTAGACGAGCTAAGGAGGTCAGAAGGAAAGCACGCACAACTTATATGTGAAATGTGCAAATTTTACCGCGACTGGCATGTCAAATCTGATGGCGTCTACG GAATCTTCCTTCACGACCCTGTGAGTTTTGCGTTGTTAGTTAGGCCGGACCTCTTTACGTTCAAGAAGGGAGTCGTGAGGGTGGAGACGCAGGGCATTTGTGTAGGGCATACGCTAATGGACCAAGGATTGAAGAC ATGGAACTCAAGCAACCCATGGTCAGACCATTCTCCTGTCTCAGTCGCATGGACTGTTAACGTGGAACAAGTCCTTTGTTTTGTTAAGGAAAATTTAATGAAGCCCTGA
- the LOC105161767 gene encoding purple acid phosphatase 22 yields the protein MKMFLQNLLFFLFIITKGSTEYTRPGLRPSVSWQHHRSDSDPQQVHISLAGEEHMRISWITKDRKVESVVDYGKTAGAYNESAVGGSTSYRYFLYTSGEIHHVKIGPLEPSTIYYYRCGGYGPEFSFRTPPSAFPLEFAVAGDLGQTEWTESTLAHIGARDYDVFLLPGDLSYADFLQPLWDSFGRLVEPYASTRPWMVTQGNHDKEAFPIIYPQGFRAYNARWRMPYQESGSTTNLYYSFDVVGTHIIMLGSYTDYDVDSDQYKWLQSDLIKVDRVKTPWIFALVHTPWYNSNRAHRGEGEKMRKSMERMLYDARVDVVFAGHVHAYERFTRIYDGKADECGPIHVTIGDGGNREGLATSFKKPSPSISLYQEPSFGHARLRVVNSSHAYWSWHRNNETDSPVADGTWLRSLSSSAACNQTLSQSKFPKDEL from the exons atgaaaatgTTTTTGCAAAatcttctcttcttcctcttcatcATTACAAAGGGTTCAACGGAATATACGCGTCCGGGTCTGCGGCCGTCCGTCTCGTGGCAGCATCACCGATCGGATTCTGATCCTCAACAG GTGCACATTTCATTGGCAGGAGAAGAACATATGAGGATTTCATGGATTACCAAGGACAGAAAAGTTGAGTCGGTAGTCGATTATGGGAAGACGGCCGGAGCATACAATGAATCGGCTGTTGGGGGAAGCACTTCCTACCGTTACTTCCTCTATACATCAGGAGAAATTCACCATGTCAAAATTGGACCATTGGAGCCTAGCACGATATATTACTACAGATGTGGTGGCTACGGTCCGGAGTTCAGCTTCCGGACGCCGCCATCGGCTTTTCCCCTTGAATTTGCTGTTGCTG GAGACCTAGGGCAAACAGAATGGACAGAATCAACCTTAGCACACATTGGTGCTAGGGACTATGATGTTTTTCTACTACCAGGTGATTTGTCCTATGCTGATTTTCTACAGCCACTGTGGGACTCCTTCGGCCGCTTGGTTGAGCCCTACGCTAGCACCCGGCCATGGATGGTCACCCAAGGGAACCACGATAAAGAAGCTTTCCCTATAATTTATCCTCAGGGTTTCAGGGCCTACAATGCCAGATGGCGAATGCCGTACCAAGAAAGTGGGTCCACAACAAATCTATACTATTCGTTTGACGTGGTTGGGACCCACATAATCATGCTTGGATCTTACACTGACTATGATGTCGACTCAGATCAGTACAAGTGGCTCCAATCTGATTTGATTAAGGTTGATAGGGTCAAGACACCTTGGATATTTGCATTGGTCCATACACCTTGGTACAATTCTAATCGTGCTCATAGAGGTGAAGGTGAAAAAATGAGGAAGTCCATGGAACGGATGTTGTATGATGCTCGTGTCGATGTGGTCTTTGCAGGGCATGTTCATGCATACGAACGATTT ACTAGGATTTATGATGGGAAGGCAGATGAGTGTGGTCCTATTCATGTCACCATTGGCGATGGAGGGAATAGAGAAGGGCTGGCTACCAG CTTCAAGAAACCTAGTCCTTCAATCTCACTCTATCAAGAACCAAGCTTCGGACATGCACGTCTCAGGGTTGTGAACAGCAGCCACGCGTATTGGTCATGGCACCGGAACAACGAGACGGACTCACCAGTGGCTGACGGCACGTGGTTGCGAAGCTTGAGCTCCTCCGCCGCCTGCAACCAAACTCTTTCGCAATCAAAATTTCCCAAGGACGAGCTGTAG